A section of the Drosophila sechellia strain sech25 chromosome 3L, ASM438219v1, whole genome shotgun sequence genome encodes:
- the LOC116801145 gene encoding uncharacterized protein LOC116801145 — MKLLHILLVVLFLIGMLEAKRKKREFEVWIRPEKHNPPGTRYCEPWDQNCQRY; from the coding sequence ATGAAGTTACTGCACATACTACTGGTCGTCCTCTTCCTTATAGGAATGCTTGAGgccaaaagaaagaaaagagAGTTTGAAGTTTGGATACGACCAGAGAAGCACAATCCACCAGGAACCAGATATTGTGAACCTTGGGACCAAAATTGTCAaagatattaa